From Solibaculum mannosilyticum:
TATCATTTCCACCAGCGTATTCATGTTGCGTTCTTCCTCCGGCCCCTCAAACACGATGTAGGCCACAAGGGCGCAGTATAAAAGGGTTTCGGCTTTGGTCCAGAACTCGTCGCCCTCCTTGCCGTCGCCTTTGGTGTTGGCGATCAGGGCGGTGACGAATTTCAGCACGTCGCTTTCCGTTTTGATGTAGGCCAGCGGATTGTAGTGCATGGATTTGGAGAAGTCGATACTATTGAACACCCGCACCTTATATTTCTCCCGTTGCAGGAACCGCCCGCATTGGTCGAGGGTGCCGCCCTTCGGGTCCACCACCACATACGAGGAATGGGCTTGAAGGAGCTGCGGGGTCAGCCAGAACCTTGTCTTGCCCGAGCCGGACGAACCGATGACGCAGGCGTTCAGGTTGCGGGCGTTGGCGGGTATCTTCGGGCGGGTGTTCATGGTAAGAAACTCCGTCCCGGTCAGAATGACATTGTTCTGAAATTTGGGGTCTACAAACGGCTTTATATCCTCCTTTGTTCCCCAGCGGGCAGTGCCGTACTCCGCATCCCGCCGGAATTTCTTTGCCTGCTTGATTTTGGACTGTATCAGCAGATACACCCCAGCCGCACCGGCGAGGCCCACCAGCAGGTCAATGCCGCCCAGTCCCGGCCAGTAAGTTTCAAAGACTTTGGGGAAGGTGTCGAGCATCCCCATGAGCTTTGTCCCGAAGTCTGCGCCGGGCGCGATACGGTAGGCCGTCCCGATTTTGGAGAAAAACCAGAACACAAAGAGGTACGGCAGGTTGGGGAGCACATATTTTCTGATCTTGTCACTCAACGTCCGTCCTTCACCGCCTCTCTGGTCCGCTGCTTCTCCTTCGGCTTTGTCCTGATCTGCTCCGTGAGCTTGCGGAGCTGGCCGAGGATAGAAGTCTTGTCCTGGTCTTTGTTCAGCACCTTTGTACTGTATTTCTGGAAGGCCGCCGTGATGGCGTCCGCCTGATTGGCTTTGAAGAACAGCAGGTAATGGCCGGGGCTCACTTTATGGAAAGCGTAGTCCACATGGAACTCCTTCGCTATCCGGTCAAAATCCTTCGGCGCACCCACATACTGCATGGCGTTTTTGCCGCCGTAGTGGTTCATCAGCTTCTTCACGCTCTGGCGGCCCTGCGGGGTCAGCGCCTTCCGGTGGTGCTTTTGCAGCGCCCGAACCACCTTGCCAAGAGCGGCGGCCAGCACTTTTCCCGTCAGCTTTGCCGTCTTGATCGAAAGGGCAACTGTTTTTTGGTTTACTTCTTCCTGCATAAAACCTCCTTTCCGTCAGGGCTCCCGGTAGACGGGAGGCCCCCGTACACTCCGGGGCAACAGAAAACCTCGGGCCAATGTGGCCCGAGGCTTACCGCTCGGCATCCCTGCTGGACGGAGCTTTCTTTTCCGGCTCCGTCTGGACTTTTTCGCCCTGTTCCCGCATGGTCTGCAAGATAGAAGGCTTCTTTTGAAGCTGGGAGGGCTTTTCGCCGGACAGTGGCTTGATACATTCCAGACGGTCAGCCGCCCGGATGGCGTTGTCCGTGAGCTGTCGCTGCCATGCGCCCACGCTGGGAGCCCAGCGAAAGCCGTTGCTTTTCAGCTCGGCCCGGGTGTCCGCGTCAGGCTTTCCGTCAAAGAACACCTGCAAGCGGTTGTCCTCCCGGTTCATTTCCACACGGCCCCCGTCAAACTCCCAGCCGGAAAACTCCCGCTGCGCCTGTTTGGAAAGCTGTTCGATACGGGCCTTTACCCGGCGGATCTCCGCATTGTTGTTGGTAAGCTGGTAGCTTTCAAAGGGCCTCGGGTCGCTCCGCCAGCTTGACGCCATGCTGGCTTTCAGCTTTTCAATCTGGTCGGGCGACAGCAGCGCACAGCCGTCCAGCTTGCCATGCTTGCGGTAATAAGCGTTGACCTCCTTCATAATGAGCTGGGAGCGTTCCAGCCCGTCCAGCTTTTTCTGGAGCTTTTCAATGGCCGCCGGGTCATCGGCGCTGATACCGCCCATGCCGGTGCTGCGTATCTTATCCAGCAGCCCTTGAATATGCCGCCATTCCTCCATGTTGCTGTCCCGCGCCCGGTTCTGTTTTTCTTTCTTTCCCACCGGGAAATTGGAAGGCCCGGCGATCAGCACAGAGGGAACCCTCGCGTCAATGGCAAAGCCCTGGTTCATGTTTTCGGCCAGCTTGCGGGCGTAGGTGTCTAACAGATGGTCGATCTTCTCATGGTACATGGGGTCCACCCGGGATTTTTGCTGTTCGGCTATGGCTGCGGCCCTATCTACCATACGGCGGTATTCTGCTGTTGCCTGACCTTCCTTAAATTCATATTGACTGTTCATGCGGTTGGCTTCCCGGGCAGCATTTTCGTCAATCGAATAATATGTTATGGATGTACACCTCCTTCATGCTTCGGGCCATGTTGGCCCGAAGTCTTACCGTTCCTCATGGGAAGGCCCCGCCTTGTCCTTTTGCGGAACGGGCGGGGTCTCTTGAAACCGTTTGAGTGCGCCGAGAATGGAATGGACGGGCTCGGCCTTTTCGGGATAGGCAAATACCCGGTGTTCCGGCGGTATGTCCTGCGTCCCGTGGTAATGCTCCTTAAAGCCCACCGGGTCCGCCGCCACATAGCCGCCGGGAGCGAATACGCCGCCCTCGTTGATACGCATATCCCGTCCGTATGCCTCATAATCGAAGTAGCCTTGAATGTGCTCCGGTATGTCGATGGTCCCCAGCTCGTCGGCGTACAGATGGCCCAGCCCTTCATCATCGGAAATATCCGGGTAAAAGCGGTAGAGGTCAAGGTTCTGCGTCAGGTTGATTAGGTTCTTCACGCTGCCCGTGTGTTTTCCCAAGACAAGAGCGGCCTCAAAGGTTTCCAATCCGCCCTTGTCCCGTACTTCCAGCAGGGCATGGCCCAGTTCGTTCAACTCGTCGATGTTCTCGTACTCGTCCAGATAGTCGTACAGTCCCAGCACATCGCTGTCAAAGCTGGTAATAAACACTTCGCTGTACCGCTTTCCGTCTATCCCGATTTTTGCAAGGGCGGCCTGTACCTCCTGTGTGGTCGTGGGGAAATGAACCGTTGTTCCCACTTCAATCCCCATCATGGGGTACAGGGCCGTGTTGGTTATATAGGCTTCAAACATGGGCTCAATCCTCCTTTCCGGCCCTGTCTGCCAGCACTTCATAAATCCCGGCCATGATGTAATCGGCGCAAGGGAGAGCAATCGCATTTCCCAGCGCCTTGTAGCGTTGCAGAGGCCGGATTTCCTCGCCGTCCGCCCCGTACTTTGTCCAGCCTTCCGGCAGCCCCATCAGCCGCTCACTTTCCGTTTCCGTCAAGAAGCGGATACAGCCGCCGTCCGGGTCGCCCTCGTACCAAAAGGCGAAGGGCGTCACATCGCTGGCTAAAAGAGTGGGAAAAGGGTCAGTTGGTAATCCGAAGCTGTTTCGGAAGGCGCTTTCTTCCTGCCTTTTTGCCGCTCCCCGCATACGGAAGCATTGAAAGGGGTGGATGACTGGTATTTGCCGCCCTGTTTCAAAAGAAGATGTTCGATCTCCTTCGGCGGCGGTCCGCCCGCCCTCTCGGCAAGGCGGAGTAAGTGGGAGCATTGGACGGGGCTTAAATAGTATGTCGGCGGCACGTCTGCCTCTAAAATCCGCCACGATGAAAATTCGCTGCCTTCGCGCCAGCCTTCGGGAGCCTGCCCAATACTGGGCGTCCATGAGCCGCCAGCACACATCAGGCGTTCCCCCTCGCACCATTCCGGCGTTTCCCCATCTTCCAGAAGGAGGCATTGGAACTTCGGTGTCCGAGAAGGCGGATAGGACGGCTCTAAAATCCATCCGGTCATTTGTAGAAAACGCTCCCATGACGTTTTCCCAAACAGCGATAGCTGGATATAGGTTATCAGTGGCATCCCTCATTTCCTGTATGATACGAAACGCCTGATAAAACAGGCTGGATTTTGCCCCGGCAAGGCCGGAGCGGTTGCCGATCAGAGAAAGGTTCTGACAGGGAGAGCCGAAGGTTATCACATGGACAGGCGGGATTTTCCCGCCGTCCACCTTCGTAATGTCCCCCAGGTGCGCCATATCGGGAAAGTGCCTTTTGGTTATGGAGATCGGCGCTTTTTCAATCTCGCTGGCCCACACCGGACGGATACCGCAGCGGGAGGCCGCCAGAGGGAAAACGCCTAGCCCGTCAAAAAGGCTCCCCAGCTTAATGTCCGGCATGGCCCGGGCCGCCGTGTCCCTTCACGGCAAGAACCCCGTCCAGCGTAGTAGCTGCGATACCCAGCCGCCCGGCAACCGCAATATCGTTTTTCACATCCTCGTCCACCGCACCGCCGCAGACGATCAGGGTATGGGAGCGCCGCAGCATATCCCGGCGCATATCAATCCCGGCCTTATGTTCCTCGGGAACGCTGTCATTCAAGAACAGCGGAAGATACAAAAGCGGGCAGATGGGGGAAAAGCCCGCCTCATAGGCAAGACGGCAGTAGTGGGCCGCCAGCTCCATATCAATATCCGGCTCACCGCTCCATGCGGCGGTCAGATAGGCCAAAGGTCGTTTCATTGGTTCAACCTCCATTTCTTTCTGATTTGTGGAAAGCAAGGTTTCGCCCAACCCCTCCGCCCCTTCCCCCGGGAAGGGGGACGGCTCTGGAGAATTTATATCCCCGTCGCTTGTCCGGGAAAAAGCATAACCGGGAGAAATCCGTCAAGGGTGCCTCTGGCACCGCCTGCGGCGGCGTTGCCCTTGACTGATTTTCCCGGCTATGCTACGGAATAACTGGCGACGGGGAATAATTTATATCTCCAGAGCTTCGGGGCGCGGGGCAGCGCCCCGCAATCCTCGGGCCATCTTGACCCGAAGTTTCGGCTTACTTTTCCGGCTCGGTTTTCTTCTCCGGCTTTTCGTGTTCCTTCTGCTGGCCCTTCCAGTCGTCCAGCAGCTTGATGATCTGGTCCTTCATTTCCCTCGGCGTGGTTTCCTTGCCGAAGTATTTGCTCAGTTCCGCACCCGTCAGAATCACTTTGTCTACCTCCTTTTTGTCCTCCATCATAATGCCGTCGATCACATCCCCGTTGAGCAGCTTCTTTTCGTCCAGCTCCCGCATACGCTTTGCCTGCGCCTGCGAAGGCGAGGACTGCTGGCTGTCGATGGCGACGGCGATATAGTTCTGGTTCTTCTTGCCGATGTAGGAAAGCTCCACCGCCGTAGTGAAGCCCAGCTTTTTCTCGTCCATCAGCTTCATCAGGTCGGGGACCAGCTCATTCAGCCGGATATACCGCTGCACCTGCTTGACGGCCATCTTGTTCCGCTCGGCCACGATCTCGTTGGAGCGTTTGCCTGCGTCCTTCGGGTCAATCTGGCCCGAAGTTCGGGAGCCCTGGTGCTTGATGGCCTCAAGCTGCATTTTCAGAGCTTTGGCCCGCTCGCTGGGGAGGATTTCTTCACGCTGGTTCAGATTGTCCTCCACCATCTGTGTGATGGCTTCATCGTCCGTCAGGTTGCGGACGATACAGGGCATATCCGCATATCCGGCAAGCTCGCTGGCCTTCTGGCGGCGGTGGCCGGACACGATCTCATAGCCGCCATCCTCACGGGGACGGACGATAGCGGGCTGGGTAACGCCCTTGTCCTTGACGCTGGACACCATAGCCCGCATTTCTTCATCGTCCCGGACCTCAAAGGGATGGTTTTTGAAGGCGTGGAGCTCGTTCAGCTTGATATATACGATCTGTTCCTCGCCACGGCGGGGAGCCTCCTTCGGTCCCTCGGGTTCCTTCGGAGCGGGAGCGGCCTGCACCGTGGGAGCCGCTTTTTTCTCCGGTTTCTCTTTGGGGGTCTTTTCCTGCTTTTTCTGTGCGGGGGCTTTGGGCTTCGGAGCGGCGGCCTTGTCCTTATCCTCTTTCGGAGGACGGCCCCGGCGCTTCGGCTGCTCGGGCTCTTTGGGCTTTTCCTGTTTTCCTTCGGCCTTTTTCGGAGCCTCCGGCTGCTTTTCCGGTTTCTCCGTTTTTGCCGGG
This genomic window contains:
- a CDS encoding PcfB family protein, with amino-acid sequence MQEEVNQKTVALSIKTAKLTGKVLAAALGKVVRALQKHHRKALTPQGRQSVKKLMNHYGGKNAMQYVGAPKDFDRIAKEFHVDYAFHKVSPGHYLLFFKANQADAITAAFQKYSTKVLNKDQDKTSILGQLRKLTEQIRTKPKEKQRTREAVKDGR
- a CDS encoding antirestriction protein ArdA yields the protein MFEAYITNTALYPMMGIEVGTTVHFPTTTQEVQAALAKIGIDGKRYSEVFITSFDSDVLGLYDYLDEYENIDELNELGHALLEVRDKGGLETFEAALVLGKHTGSVKNLINLTQNLDLYRFYPDISDDEGLGHLYADELGTIDIPEHIQGYFDYEAYGRDMRINEGGVFAPGGYVAADPVGFKEHYHGTQDIPPEHRVFAYPEKAEPVHSILGALKRFQETPPVPQKDKAGPSHEER
- a CDS encoding DNA cytosine methyltransferase, coding for MPDIKLGSLFDGLGVFPLAASRCGIRPVWASEIEKAPISITKRHFPDMAHLGDITKVDGGKIPPVHVITFGSPCQNLSLIGNRSGLAGAKSSLFYQAFRIIQEMRDATDNLYPAIAVWENVMGAFSTNDRMDFRAVLSAFSDTEVPMPPSGRWGNAGMVRGGTPDVCWRLMDAQYWAGSRRLARRQRIFIVADFRGRRAADILFKPRPMLPLTPPCREGGRTAAEGDRTSSFETGRQIPVIHPFQCFRMRGAAKRQEESAFRNSFGLPTDPFPTLLASDVTPFAFWYEGDPDGGCIRFLTETESERLMGLPEGWTKYGADGEEIRPLQRYKALGNAIALPCADYIMAGIYEVLADRAGKED
- a CDS encoding ParB/RepB/Spo0J family partition protein, translating into MLMADDKTTKMPEQPVTDTGPGKETPPEPEKTPTSPEAEKKTEQQAKSPQVSVYDFAEIMKGKKAEERAAASGGEKPAPAKTEKPEKQPEAPKKAEGKQEKPKEPEQPKRRGRPPKEDKDKAAAPKPKAPAQKKQEKTPKEKPEKKAAPTVQAAPAPKEPEGPKEAPRRGEEQIVYIKLNELHAFKNHPFEVRDDEEMRAMVSSVKDKGVTQPAIVRPREDGGYEIVSGHRRQKASELAGYADMPCIVRNLTDDEAITQMVEDNLNQREEILPSERAKALKMQLEAIKHQGSRTSGQIDPKDAGKRSNEIVAERNKMAVKQVQRYIRLNELVPDLMKLMDEKKLGFTTAVELSYIGKKNQNYIAVAIDSQQSSPSQAQAKRMRELDEKKLLNGDVIDGIMMEDKKEVDKVILTGAELSKYFGKETTPREMKDQIIKLLDDWKGQQKEHEKPEKKTEPEK